One window of Drosophila busckii strain San Diego stock center, stock number 13000-0081.31 chromosome 3L, ASM1175060v1, whole genome shotgun sequence genomic DNA carries:
- the LOC108598984 gene encoding lipase 3, with product MLKVSLILLVLSAAAVLADFDPFLDIPFKPVKDIERIESHGYPSESHYVETEDGYVLNMFRIPHSPKLKNEKKERPVVFIMHGLFSCSDCFLLNGPDNALAYNYVDAGYDVWLGNARGNLYSRKNTKMSINHPYFWRFSWHEIGHYDLPAMIDYVLATTGQEKLHYVGHSQGCTTFFVMGSTRPEYNKKIKTAHMLAPPIFMGNVTEGIILATAPYVGSPGLGAELLQNQVFLPLNQYIQRLLDTACSNQPIMLSYCKTLALMWGGDLGNLNATLLPQVAETHPAGISTNQGIHFIQSYVSNDFRRYDWGPKNNLAFYGTEVPPSYDITKIDANLYLYSGEADGSANVMDIARLPGLLPNMKELYTIPDPTFGHLDFIFANSVKEIINDKVIGISKDYDAKNKF from the exons ATGCTAAAAGTGTCGCTAATACTACTAGTTctgtcagcagctgctgtgctggCAGATTTCGATCCGTTTCTCGACATACCCTTCAAGCCAGTCAAGGACATCG AGCGTATTGAATCACATGGCTATCCGTCTGAATCCCACTACGTGGAAACCGAGGATGGTTATGTGCTGAATATGTTCCGCATACCGCACTCGCCCAAGTTGAAGAATGAGAAAAAGGAGCGTCCGgttgtatttattatgcatgGTTTGTTCAGTTGCTCAGATTGCTTCCTGCTCAATGGACCGGACAATGCATTGGCCTACAACTATGTCGACGCCGGCTATGATGTCTGGCTGGGCAATGCACGTGGCAATCTTTATTCCCGCAAGAACACTAAAATGAGCATTAATCATCCCTATTTCTGGCGCTTTAGTTGGCATGAAATAGGTCATTACGATCTGCCTGCAATGATTGATTATGTGCTCGCGACCACAGGACAAGAGAAATTACATTATGTGGGTCACTCGCAGGGATGCACCACGTTCTTTGTCATGGGCTCCACGCGTCCCGAGTACAACAAAAAGATCAAGACTGCGCATATGCTGGCACCGCCAATTTTCATGGGCAATGTTACTGAGGGCATTATTCTCGCAACTGCACCATATGTAGGCTCACCTGGCTTGGGTGCGGAGCTGCTACAGAATCAGGTCTTTTTGCCACTGAATCAATATATTCAACGCCTTCTGGACACTGCTTGCAGTAACCAGCCCATTATGCTGAGCTACTGCAAGACGCTCGCATTGATGTGGGGTGGAGATCTAGGCAATCTTAATGCG ACACTATTGCCTCAGGTGGCTGAAACTCATCCCGCTGGCATTTCCACTAATCAAGGTATACACTTTATACAATCGTATGTCTCTAACGATTTCCGTCGTTACGATTGGGGTCCCAAGAACAACTTAGCTTTTTACGGTACTGAAGTGCCGCCTTCGTATGACATCACGAAGATAGATGCCAATCTATATCTCTACTCGGGTGAAGCTGATGGCTCGGCTAATGTTATGGATATTGCACGCTTGCCGGGACTGCTGCCCAACATGAAGGAGCTTTATACAATACCCGACCCAACCTTTGGTCACTTGGACTTTATATTTGCCAACAGCGTTAAGGAGATTATTAATGATAAAGTGATCGGCATAAGCAAAGACTACgatgccaaaaacaaattttaa